The stretch of DNA GCAGGCCGTTACCGATAGAACCGCGAGCGAGGCCGCAGGCCGAGCGAGCGGGCTGACGACTGATGTGAGTGTAACGAACGGAAGGAGGAATGCTTTTGATCGACCCTAAGCGGGAGCTTCGCTCCCGCGAGGTCCGAGAGAGCAAAGCTCTCTCGAGATTTTACCGAGCGACGCGACGGCGTGCGGCAGCAACGCTGCCGTCGCCGTCGCTGAGTGCAGTGTAAAAGGTCGTTGTGTATGAATGCGGAGAACCGCTCTTGCCCGGCGTTCCGACCGGGGGAATCTCGGTTGCCTTCTCCACCCCGCGACCCGTCGAGCGACAGGTGTCCGGCGGTCCACTGCTCGCTTCCGCGCCTGATGGGCTGTCGCCGGCTAACCACGATGGGGCGTCCCTGCGGACGGCCATCGTAGACCGCTGTCCCCGACGGACGAGGCTTCTATGTTGGCTCCCGAGGCCCCGGTCGGTCTGACCGGACGCCTGCGGCGTTCGGTCCCCGCTAAAGACCATACGCGGGTAGTGAGCAGGGCCTAACTGCCCGACCTATCCGAATCAGAATAGGTGATCGGTACTTAAGGGCCTTTCGCCTCGAAAATTGAACGGCTGTGCGGGGACGGCGTGAGCCGGCGGACTGTATCACGCGAAACTCCTGCAAACGTCGTATCAGCTGTCGGCTATCCCATCGGCCACAGGGCCGGTTCGTTCGGTAATCTGGACGAATACGGAGCCGTCGGGCTGGGTCGTCATCTTCGGGAAGACATCGAGATCGTCCGTGGCCTCGAGTCGGTACCGGCGTCCGATCGCGGCGAGGACGGCTTTCATCTCGAGACGGGCGAAGTGTCGCCCGATGCAGATTCGAGGTCCGTTTCCGAAGGGAATGAATTCGAACCCGCGCTCGCGAGCAGTCGTGTCGACCCATCGGCCCGGATCGAACTCGAGCGGGGCATCGTAAAATCGGGGATCGCGGTGGACGCTCCACGTCGAGAGCAGGACCTCCGCGTCCTCTGGCAGGACATAATCGCCGAGAGTGACGCGTTCGGTCGTCACTCGGGGAATCGCGTGAACGGGCGGGTAAAGACGGAGCGTCTCGTTGATCACCTGCGTCGTATACTCGAGGGCGGACAAATCCTCGAGTGTCAGGGGGCCGTCGAGGACCGTGTCGAGTTCGGCATAAAACCGATCAGCGACGTCGGGATGCGAGCCGATCAGGTGGCAGGCGTAGGTCATCGCGAGCGCGGTCGTTTCGTGGCCGGCAAAGAGCATGCCGACGACTTGGTCGAGTACTTCTGCTTGGTCGAACTCGGAATCGGGGTCGTCCCGGAGCGCAGCCAGTGTCGCGAGGAGACTCTCGTCTGCTGGCCCGGCTCCGGTCTCGTCGAGGATCGATCGTGCCCAGTCCCGAAGGCGGTCGGAACCACGCCGGAACTTGCGGCGAGCCGGCGTCGGGACCCAGTCCGGCAGCACCCATGATGTCGGCTCGAACCAGCCGTTGAGCGCATTGGCGTCCGCCGCGAGCGCGTCGATGTCGGTCGCCGGGAGCGACGCGCCGAACACCACCTCGAAGAGGTTCTCGAGTGCGATCGAGCGCATTTCCTCGTCGAGTTGGATGCGTCCACCGGTGGGCCACTCTTCGATACGATTCGCTGTAACCTGCCCCATCGTTTCGGCGTCGTCACCGATTCGAGCCGGGGCAAAAAAGTCCTCCATTGCGTGCCGCTGGCGGCGCCACTGATCTCCTTCGACGGAGAGCAGCGCCTCGTCAAAAGCGACTCGAAAATCATCGAGTTTCGCGAACGTCTCTCCATTTGACAACGCTGTTTCGATTGTCGACGGTGCAGCGACGACATAAACGTCACGTCCCAGCAATTCCATCCGAAAGATATCGCCGGTCGACTCGACCGATTGTCTGACGAAGCCGAACGGGTCGGCAGCGAACGCGGCTGTGTGGCCGATGACTGGCGTCCCCGGTGGTGAAGGCGGGAGTGAACTCGTCCGTCCCATTTCTCGAGTAAAAGAGTGTCGGTCACTAGAATAGTTCTTTTGAAGCAGACGTTGCGATGGACCGGACTGAGAGTGGACGATCGACTGCTTGAAGCTCATGACTACCCGCTCGAAGCGACCGGCGATCACTGATCCGTAAGCGCAGAGAGGAAAAGGCCCATTAGTTTCACGACACATCTCTCCGGTATGGGACTCGGCAGCACTGCAAAGAAGATTCAGACCCTCTCGGATCGGGCCGAGGCGATGTACAAGCAGGTCCAGAAACTCCAGCAGCGGATCACGGGGCTCGAGGAGAAGGCAGAGGAAACCCACGAGACGGTCACGCGCATGGACCACCAGCTCACCGAACAGCGCGCGCTCTTGCTCGCGATTGCAGAAGAGCAGGGAATCGATGGCGAAGCGGTCCTTGCAGAGGCGGCGATCGACGATGCTGAAGCCGAGACCGACGCTGATACCGCCGACTCAGCGACGAACGCGGACGCAGCGTCCGACACAGCCTCCGGCGACGCGACCGCCGAATAGCGACACGACGAGTCACGGGCGTGCCGACACTAACTGGCAGCAGGCCGTTTCAGGCAATCAGCCGGCGGTGCTCGACTTTCATACACCGGTCCTGAACGACAGTTCGACCGTCGGCTGCAGCACGGGCCGCGGCGTCGTCGTCGCGAATTCCCGATTGGGTCCAGATCGCGTTCACGTCACCGCGCTCGAGGACGGCGTCGACGACGTCACTGACTTCCTCACTGGGCCGGAACACACAGACGACATCGATCGATTCGTCGACGGCTGCCAGCGAGTCGTACGCCTCGCGGCCGAAGATATCGTCTGCGAACGGATTGACTGGAACGATATCGTAGCCGTGCTCGAGCATGTACTTCGGGACGTTGTGGGCTGCTTTCCCGGGCGTGCTCGAGCAGCCAACGACTGCGATCGTGTCGTATGCGAGCACGGCCTCGATGTCGTCGGTAGAGTCGACCGTCATACCACGGCGTAAGGACGCGACGGTGAAACGTCTCAGGGTCGCGGCGAGGAGAGCGGCCACGGTCGCTCGAGCACGCCGACGTTAGATATCGACCGCGAACTCGAAGTCGTGAGCAGCCACCGCGAACTCCCCGAGGAGCGTCGCCGCCGCGTCGAGATCGTCGAGATCGAGGACCTCGACGGGCGTGTGCATATAGCGGTTGGGCACGCCGAGGTTGAGCGACGGGATCCCGCCGCGTGACGTGTAGAACGCGTCTGCATCCGTCCCGGTCCGGCTGCCCGCTGCCTGTAACTGCACCTCGATGTCGGCGTTGGACGCGACCTCGCGGGCAGCCTCGACGACCCGCGGATGGTTCGCGCTGCCACGTGTGATGACCGGCCCGCCGCCGAGTTCGATCCCGTTTTTCTCGCCCGCGGGTGTGCTCGGCGCATCCGTCGCGTGGGTGA from Natrinema sp. HArc-T2 encodes:
- a CDS encoding DUF5798 family protein — its product is MGLGSTAKKIQTLSDRAEAMYKQVQKLQQRITGLEEKAEETHETVTRMDHQLTEQRALLLAIAEEQGIDGEAVLAEAAIDDAEAETDADTADSATNADAASDTASGDATAE
- a CDS encoding cytochrome P450, which encodes MGRTSSLPPSPPGTPVIGHTAAFAADPFGFVRQSVESTGDIFRMELLGRDVYVVAAPSTIETALSNGETFAKLDDFRVAFDEALLSVEGDQWRRQRHAMEDFFAPARIGDDAETMGQVTANRIEEWPTGGRIQLDEEMRSIALENLFEVVFGASLPATDIDALAADANALNGWFEPTSWVLPDWVPTPARRKFRRGSDRLRDWARSILDETGAGPADESLLATLAALRDDPDSEFDQAEVLDQVVGMLFAGHETTALAMTYACHLIGSHPDVADRFYAELDTVLDGPLTLEDLSALEYTTQVINETLRLYPPVHAIPRVTTERVTLGDYVLPEDAEVLLSTWSVHRDPRFYDAPLEFDPGRWVDTTARERGFEFIPFGNGPRICIGRHFARLEMKAVLAAIGRRYRLEATDDLDVFPKMTTQPDGSVFVQITERTGPVADGIADS
- a CDS encoding CoA-binding protein — encoded protein: MTVDSTDDIEAVLAYDTIAVVGCSSTPGKAAHNVPKYMLEHGYDIVPVNPFADDIFGREAYDSLAAVDESIDVVCVFRPSEEVSDVVDAVLERGDVNAIWTQSGIRDDDAAARAAADGRTVVQDRCMKVEHRRLIA